From one Sphingomonas sp. BT-65 genomic stretch:
- the secB gene encoding protein-export chaperone SecB: protein MDEPENAAPQGEPLANGADTAPSVGVISQYVKDFSFENPNAPAIYQVQGQPQFDVQFNIGSAEVAQDVHEVVLKIDVRAETEGQVAFVVDLAYAGLFAVRNIPADHLQPFLLGEAPRLLFPFARRVLADAVRDGGFPPLMLEPIDFNGLYFQQLEQREAEQGAAGEAGQA from the coding sequence ATGGACGAGCCGGAAAACGCAGCGCCGCAAGGTGAGCCGCTCGCGAACGGCGCCGACACCGCCCCCTCGGTGGGCGTGATCTCGCAATATGTGAAGGACTTCTCGTTCGAGAATCCGAACGCCCCGGCGATCTACCAGGTGCAGGGTCAGCCGCAGTTCGACGTCCAGTTCAACATCGGCTCGGCCGAGGTCGCGCAGGACGTGCATGAGGTGGTGCTCAAGATCGACGTGCGCGCCGAGACCGAGGGCCAGGTCGCGTTCGTCGTCGACCTCGCCTATGCCGGCCTCTTCGCGGTCCGCAACATCCCCGCCGACCATCTCCAGCCATTCCTGCTGGGCGAGGCGCCGCGCCTGCTCTTCCCGTTCGCCCGCCGCGTGCTGGCCGATGCCGTCCGCGACGGCGGCTTCCCGCCGCTGATGCTCGAGCCGATCGACTTCAACGGCCTCTACTTCCAGCAGCTCGAGCAGCGCGAAGCCGAGCAGGGCGCCGCCGGGGAAGCCGGCCAGGCCTGA
- the murJ gene encoding murein biosynthesis integral membrane protein MurJ — protein MNLVRALGSIGGLTLASRVLGLVRDSLFARYVGASFASDAFLIAFRLPNLFRALFAEGAFSAAFVPMFSKKVGEADGDTRSALSFAEEALSVLLPILLLLTAIMEIAAYPVVWALSGGFNDVTPGQFAFAVELSRITFPYLLLISLVSLLGGILNSLHKFWVNAAAPILLNFTLIAALLFFHNDDTLLTARNQAIAVTVSGALQLLWLILACRANGVKLRIRMPRLSPDVKKLLALIGPAAAGAGATQINLIISTALAASMLAEGSVSYIYYADRLNQLPLGLIGIGLGTVLLPTIARQLGAGKEAEAMHTQNRGAELALFLTLPATAALVICGGPIVAALFQHGAFTAENTVKTAQALAAFSIGLPAYILVKVLTPGFYARADTKSPVRYATVSIGVNLALNLALIVPLQHMGPPLATAIAAWVNVAMLYRALAQRGHFVADAQLKRRVWRLTGAAVAMGAVMFFLNDLFTPYTTGAWTIRTGAMLVLVGAGCIVYAVACFGTGAVRIGDLKALFRRRAA, from the coding sequence ATGAACCTCGTCCGGGCACTCGGGTCGATCGGCGGGCTGACGCTCGCCAGCCGCGTGCTCGGGCTGGTCCGCGACTCGCTGTTCGCGCGCTATGTCGGGGCGAGCTTCGCGTCCGACGCCTTCCTGATCGCCTTCCGCCTGCCCAACCTGTTCCGCGCGCTGTTCGCCGAGGGTGCATTCAGCGCCGCCTTTGTGCCGATGTTCAGCAAGAAGGTCGGCGAGGCGGACGGCGACACGCGCTCCGCGCTGTCCTTCGCCGAGGAGGCGCTGTCGGTCCTCTTGCCGATCCTGCTGCTGCTCACCGCGATCATGGAGATCGCCGCCTATCCGGTCGTCTGGGCGCTGTCGGGCGGGTTCAACGACGTGACGCCCGGCCAGTTCGCCTTCGCGGTCGAGCTGTCGCGCATCACCTTCCCCTATCTCCTGCTGATCAGCCTCGTCTCGCTGCTCGGCGGGATCCTCAACTCGCTCCACAAATTCTGGGTCAATGCCGCAGCCCCGATCCTGCTCAACTTCACGCTGATCGCGGCGCTGCTGTTCTTCCACAACGACGACACGCTGCTCACCGCGCGCAACCAGGCGATCGCGGTCACCGTCTCGGGCGCGCTTCAGCTCCTCTGGCTGATCCTCGCCTGCCGCGCCAACGGCGTGAAGCTGCGCATCCGCATGCCGCGCCTCAGCCCGGACGTGAAGAAGCTGCTCGCGCTGATCGGCCCCGCCGCCGCGGGCGCAGGCGCGACCCAGATCAACCTGATCATCTCGACCGCGCTCGCCGCCAGCATGCTCGCCGAGGGCTCGGTCTCGTACATCTATTATGCCGACCGGCTGAACCAGCTCCCGCTCGGGCTGATTGGCATCGGCCTCGGCACCGTGCTCCTCCCCACCATCGCCCGCCAGCTCGGCGCGGGGAAGGAAGCGGAGGCGATGCACACCCAGAATCGCGGCGCCGAGCTCGCGCTGTTCCTCACCCTTCCCGCCACCGCGGCTTTGGTGATCTGTGGCGGCCCGATCGTCGCCGCGCTGTTCCAGCATGGCGCGTTCACCGCGGAGAACACCGTCAAGACCGCGCAGGCGCTCGCCGCCTTCTCGATCGGCCTGCCCGCCTATATCCTGGTCAAGGTGCTCACCCCCGGCTTCTACGCCCGCGCCGACACGAAGAGCCCGGTGCGCTACGCCACCGTCTCGATCGGCGTGAACCTCGCGCTCAACCTCGCGCTGATCGTGCCGCTCCAGCATATGGGTCCGCCGCTCGCCACCGCGATCGCCGCCTGGGTCAACGTCGCCATGCTCTACCGCGCGCTCGCCCAGCGCGGCCATTTCGTCGCCGACGCGCAGCTCAAGCGCCGCGTGTGGCGCCTGACCGGCGCTGCCGTCGCGATGGGCGCGGTGATGTTCTTCCTCAACGATCTGTTCACGCCGTACACCACCGGCGCCTGGACGATCCGCACCGGGGCGATGCTGGTGCTGGTCGGCGCGGGATGCATCGTGTACGCGGTCGCGTGCTTCGGCACCGGAGCGGTGCGGATCGGCGACCTGAAAGCGCTGTTCCGCCGCCGCGCCGCCTGA
- the trpS gene encoding tryptophan--tRNA ligase — protein sequence MRVVSGIKPTGNLHLGNYLGAIKQWVEMQADVDAAGGESMYFIADLHGLTEWIDPQALYANTFEIAAAMIACGIDPKRSILFNQTRVPAHSELAWLLNNVARVGWLNRMTQFKDKAGKNREGASVGLYDYPVLMAADVLLYSTTHVPVGEDQKQHLELARDIAAKFNQDYGVELLVQPEPLVSKAAPRIMSLRDATSKMSKSNPSDAARINLIDDDDAIAQKFRKAKTDPEPLGDSFEALKDRPEAKNLVTIFAALSDRTPDDVMAEYAGQGFGAFKPALADLAVARLGPIRDEMVRLTADRAAVDAILRDGSEKAAALAAPLLRKVQETMGLLV from the coding sequence ATGCGCGTCGTTTCCGGCATCAAGCCCACCGGCAATCTCCACCTCGGCAACTATCTGGGTGCCATCAAGCAGTGGGTGGAGATGCAGGCCGATGTCGACGCGGCGGGCGGCGAGAGCATGTACTTCATCGCCGACCTGCACGGCCTCACCGAATGGATCGACCCGCAGGCGCTGTATGCCAACACGTTCGAGATCGCCGCGGCGATGATCGCGTGCGGCATCGATCCCAAACGCTCGATCCTGTTCAACCAGACCCGGGTGCCTGCACATAGCGAGCTCGCCTGGCTGCTCAACAACGTCGCGCGCGTCGGCTGGCTCAACCGCATGACCCAGTTCAAGGACAAGGCGGGCAAGAACCGCGAGGGCGCGAGCGTTGGCCTCTATGACTATCCGGTGCTGATGGCCGCCGATGTGCTGCTCTACTCGACCACCCATGTTCCGGTGGGCGAGGACCAGAAGCAGCATCTCGAGCTGGCGCGCGACATCGCCGCCAAGTTCAACCAGGATTACGGCGTCGAGCTGCTCGTCCAGCCCGAGCCGCTGGTGAGCAAGGCTGCGCCGCGCATCATGAGCCTGCGCGACGCCACCTCGAAGATGTCCAAGTCCAATCCCTCGGACGCGGCGCGGATCAACCTGATCGACGACGACGACGCCATCGCCCAGAAGTTCCGCAAGGCGAAGACCGACCCCGAGCCGCTTGGTGACAGCTTCGAGGCGCTCAAGGACAGGCCCGAGGCGAAGAACCTCGTCACCATCTTCGCCGCGCTGTCGGATCGCACGCCCGACGACGTGATGGCGGAATATGCAGGCCAGGGCTTCGGCGCGTTCAAGCCCGCCCTCGCCGATCTCGCCGTGGCTAGGCTCGGCCCGATCCGCGACGAGATGGTCCGCCTCACGGCCGATCGCGCCGCGGTGGACGCGATCCTGCGCGACGGCTCGGAAAAGGCCGCCGCCCTCGCCGCGCCCCTGCTCCGCAAGGTGCAGGAGACGATGGGCCTGTTGGTCTGA
- a CDS encoding alginate export family protein, producing the protein MLRAISLACLSVCAAQSATAQQREGLDLSATMRLRYEAIDNQLRVGFDPSDTLVNLRTTLLASYREGPLTLTAELWDSRVWGDDPGTPVSTGEVNTFELVQVHAAWRTGIGKTRVTLQGGRFTLNIGSRRLVAADDYRNTTNGYTGLRAEIAAPGGVSATAVYVLPQQRRPDDNAALRRGRVEWDHEGFDQVLWGGTLAKAKAIGPVSVEASFFHLGERDTPGRSTRDRSLNTWGGRVMRDPAAGKADFEVEAFHQSGTVSASAAANAARLPVSASFVHADLGYTLTDSWKTRLSLEYDRASGDRAGGRYGRFDTLFGMRRADLAPAGLYNAVGRANIVSFGPRIETAPSKRVDLTATWHAMWLAERTDSFSTTGIRDASGRAGSFAGNQFDARLRWWVRPERLRFEWTGVVLAKGRFLRDAPNAPRGGTTVYNSLNLTASF; encoded by the coding sequence ATGCTGCGTGCAATTTCCCTTGCCTGCCTGTCCGTTTGTGCCGCTCAATCCGCCACTGCCCAGCAGCGCGAGGGGCTCGACCTCTCCGCCACGATGCGGCTCCGTTACGAAGCGATCGACAACCAGCTTCGCGTCGGGTTCGATCCCAGCGACACGCTGGTCAACCTGCGCACCACCTTGCTCGCCAGTTATCGCGAGGGGCCGCTGACCCTGACCGCCGAGCTCTGGGACAGCCGCGTCTGGGGTGACGACCCGGGCACGCCGGTAAGCACGGGGGAGGTCAACACCTTCGAGCTGGTGCAGGTGCATGCCGCGTGGCGCACCGGGATCGGCAAGACGCGCGTGACGCTGCAAGGCGGGCGGTTCACGCTCAACATCGGATCGCGGCGGCTGGTGGCGGCGGACGATTATCGCAACACCACCAATGGCTATACCGGGCTCAGGGCCGAGATAGCGGCACCCGGCGGGGTGAGTGCGACGGCGGTCTATGTGCTGCCCCAGCAGCGGCGCCCCGACGACAATGCAGCGCTGCGGCGCGGGCGGGTCGAATGGGATCATGAAGGGTTCGATCAGGTGCTGTGGGGCGGCACGCTCGCCAAGGCGAAGGCGATCGGGCCGGTGAGCGTCGAGGCGAGCTTCTTCCATCTCGGCGAGCGCGACACGCCGGGGCGGTCGACGCGCGATCGCTCGCTCAATACCTGGGGTGGGCGGGTGATGCGCGATCCGGCGGCGGGGAAGGCGGATTTCGAAGTCGAGGCGTTCCATCAGTCCGGGACTGTCAGCGCATCTGCGGCAGCCAATGCGGCGCGGCTGCCGGTCAGCGCGAGCTTCGTGCACGCCGATCTCGGCTATACGCTGACCGATTCGTGGAAGACACGGTTGTCGCTCGAGTATGACCGCGCCAGCGGCGATCGAGCGGGCGGACGCTATGGCCGGTTCGACACGCTGTTCGGAATGCGCCGCGCCGATCTGGCCCCCGCGGGGCTCTACAATGCAGTGGGGCGGGCGAATATCGTGTCGTTCGGGCCGCGGATCGAGACCGCGCCGTCGAAGCGTGTCGATTTGACCGCGACCTGGCACGCGATGTGGCTGGCGGAGCGAACGGACAGCTTCTCGACCACCGGCATCCGCGACGCCAGCGGCCGCGCGGGCAGCTTTGCCGGAAACCAGTTCGACGCGCGGCTGCGCTGGTGGGTGCGGCCCGAGCGGCTGCGCTTCGAATGGACTGGCGTGGTGCTGGCGAAGGGACGATTCCTGCGCGATGCCCCCAACGCGCCGCGCGGGGGCACCACGGTCTACAACTCGCTCAATCTGACGGCGAGCTTCTGA
- the gntA gene encoding guanitoxin biosynthesis heme-dependent pre-guanitoxin N-hydroxylase GntA has translation MLKPVNEAAHPLAQRFQAFVRDPEFPCVGAKSALGRGQMRFVIGRDIRSAWDDLRILPSLHDLAASYRADPVLFQSLIVLFEKDADLDELGFETNLWARLQSLTDKDDWLGQQPDPRVSHSPDDPHFSLSFGGEAFFVVGLHPAASRPGRRFERPALVFNLHDQFERLRAEGSYEKLRGTIIERDVAIAGEPNPMLARHGASSEARQYSGRAVEADWACPFSGRQKADHAA, from the coding sequence ATGCTAAAACCCGTCAACGAAGCGGCTCATCCGCTCGCCCAGCGTTTCCAAGCCTTTGTGAGAGACCCCGAATTCCCCTGTGTCGGCGCCAAGTCCGCGCTCGGCCGCGGCCAGATGCGCTTCGTCATCGGCCGCGATATCCGCTCGGCATGGGATGATCTTCGCATCCTCCCCAGCCTGCACGATCTCGCCGCCTCCTACCGCGCCGATCCGGTGCTGTTCCAGTCGCTCATCGTTTTGTTCGAGAAGGATGCGGACCTCGACGAGCTCGGCTTCGAGACCAACCTCTGGGCGCGGCTGCAGTCGCTCACCGACAAGGACGACTGGCTCGGCCAACAGCCCGACCCGCGCGTCAGCCATTCGCCCGATGATCCGCATTTCTCGCTGAGCTTCGGCGGCGAGGCCTTCTTCGTCGTCGGCCTTCATCCCGCCGCCAGCCGTCCCGGCCGGCGCTTCGAGCGCCCGGCGCTGGTGTTCAACCTCCACGATCAGTTCGAACGCCTGCGCGCCGAAGGCTCGTACGAAAAGCTGCGCGGCACGATCATCGAGCGCGACGTCGCCATCGCCGGCGAGCCCAATCCGATGCTCGCGCGCCACGGCGCCTCTTCGGAGGCGCGCCAATATAGCGGCCGCGCAGTCGAGGCCGACTGGGCCTGCCCCTTCTCGGGGCGTCAAAAGGCCGACCATGCCGCATAG
- a CDS encoding urea carboxylase-associated family protein: MPHRIAPRTGAGFELGKGQTLTVIDPTGEQVADLLAFRRDDIREVISSGRTLDYASRIYLTTGDKLYSNRSNVLLEIVEDDVGRHDFLLTPCSKDTFRIIYGDTDPHRGCFGNLVAALEPWGIEPDMIPVAFNCFMNVPVDGATGELRVDPPLSKAGDRIVFRAHEDLVIGLTACSALQSNNGSFKPIDYAIG; this comes from the coding sequence ATGCCGCATAGGATCGCACCGCGTACCGGCGCGGGGTTCGAGCTCGGCAAGGGCCAGACGCTCACCGTCATCGATCCCACCGGCGAGCAGGTCGCCGATCTCCTCGCCTTCCGCCGCGACGATATCCGCGAGGTGATCTCCTCGGGCCGCACGCTCGACTATGCCAGCCGCATCTACCTCACCACTGGTGACAAGCTCTATTCCAACCGCAGCAACGTCCTGCTCGAGATCGTCGAGGACGATGTCGGCCGCCACGATTTCCTGCTCACGCCCTGCTCGAAGGACACCTTCCGCATCATCTATGGCGATACCGATCCGCACCGCGGCTGCTTCGGCAACCTTGTTGCAGCGCTGGAGCCATGGGGGATCGAGCCGGACATGATCCCGGTCGCGTTCAACTGCTTCATGAACGTGCCGGTCGACGGCGCCACCGGCGAGCTTCGCGTCGATCCTCCGCTGAGCAAGGCGGGCGACCGCATCGTCTTTCGCGCGCACGAAGACCTGGTGATCGGCCTCACCGCCTGCTCGGCGCTTCAGTCGAACAACGGATCGTTCAAGCCGATCGACTACGCAATCGGCTAG
- a CDS encoding glutamate--cysteine ligase, giving the protein MSTKTASATDSPVIESRQQLLDYFAKGEKPAERWRIGTEHEKFVYSTRDNHAPSYDEPGGIRDLLAELTQFGWSPVTEGGNVIALSGPDGTVSLEPAGQLELSGAPLENLHETCAETGRHLNQVKAVGEKLGLGFLGLGMWPDKARSDLPVMPKGRYGIMLRHMPRVGSLGLDMMLRTCTIQVNLDYASEADMAQKFRVGLALQPLATALFANSPFTERKPNGFLSYRSHIWSDTDPHRTGMLPFVFEDGFGYERYMEYALDVPMYFVYREGRYIDAAGLSFRDFLKGELSVLPGEKPTIDDWADHLSTAFPEVRLKTFLEMRGADGGPWNRICALPALWVGLLYDQGALDAAWDLVKDWDMAERQALRDSVPKLGLDAPLPGGGKLRDIAGQVIDIAGAGLTARARLNSAGDNESGFLDPLREIVRTGKVPAEVLLEHYRGAWDGDVCAIYGETKF; this is encoded by the coding sequence ATGAGCACCAAGACGGCTTCCGCAACCGACTCCCCAGTCATCGAGAGCCGTCAGCAGCTCCTCGACTATTTCGCCAAGGGCGAGAAGCCCGCCGAGCGCTGGCGAATCGGCACCGAGCACGAGAAGTTCGTCTATTCGACGCGCGACAATCACGCGCCGAGCTATGACGAGCCGGGCGGCATCCGCGACCTGCTTGCCGAGCTGACCCAGTTCGGCTGGTCGCCGGTGACCGAGGGCGGCAACGTCATCGCGCTGTCAGGCCCCGACGGCACGGTGAGCCTCGAGCCCGCGGGGCAGCTCGAACTGTCGGGCGCGCCGCTCGAGAATCTCCACGAGACCTGCGCGGAGACCGGCCGCCACCTCAATCAGGTGAAGGCGGTCGGCGAGAAGCTCGGGCTCGGTTTCCTGGGCCTTGGCATGTGGCCCGACAAGGCGCGCAGCGACCTGCCGGTGATGCCCAAGGGCCGCTACGGCATCATGCTGCGCCATATGCCGCGCGTCGGCAGCCTGGGCCTCGACATGATGCTGCGCACCTGCACGATCCAGGTGAACCTCGATTATGCGAGCGAGGCGGACATGGCGCAGAAGTTCCGCGTCGGCCTCGCGCTCCAGCCGCTGGCGACGGCGTTGTTCGCCAACTCGCCCTTCACCGAGCGCAAGCCCAACGGGTTCTTGAGCTACCGCAGCCATATCTGGTCGGACACCGATCCGCACCGCACGGGCATGCTGCCCTTCGTGTTCGAGGACGGGTTCGGGTACGAGCGTTACATGGAGTACGCGCTCGATGTGCCGATGTACTTCGTCTATCGCGAGGGGCGCTACATCGACGCGGCGGGGCTGAGCTTTCGCGATTTCCTCAAGGGCGAGCTTTCGGTGCTGCCCGGCGAGAAGCCGACGATCGACGATTGGGCGGATCATCTGTCGACCGCCTTCCCCGAGGTGCGGCTCAAGACGTTCCTGGAAATGCGTGGCGCCGATGGTGGGCCGTGGAACCGCATCTGTGCGCTGCCGGCCTTGTGGGTGGGGCTGCTTTACGACCAGGGCGCGCTCGATGCGGCGTGGGATCTGGTCAAGGACTGGGACATGGCCGAGCGGCAGGCGCTGCGCGACAGCGTGCCGAAGCTCGGGCTCGACGCGCCGCTGCCGGGCGGGGGCAAGCTGCGCGACATTGCGGGGCAGGTGATCGACATCGCCGGGGCCGGCCTCACCGCGCGCGCGCGGCTCAATTCGGCGGGCGACAATGAGAGCGGCTTCCTCGACCCGCTGCGTGAGATCGTGCGGACGGGCAAGGTGCCGGCCGAGGTGCTGCTCGAACATTATCGCGGCGCATGGGACGGCGATGTTTGCGCGATCTATGGCGAGACCAAGTTCTAG
- a CDS encoding 16S rRNA (uracil(1498)-N(3))-methyltransferase: MIATPAWPPQSTPRLFVEPSLSAGEVRRIDGPQGHYLASVMRLKAGDPVKLFDDATGEWLAVAAEVRKRDVTLEVRERLREREAVPDLWLCAAPIKKGRIDWVAEKACELGVARLAPVLTRRAVVDKLNLERLRSHMIEAAEQCGRTALPELAEPVKLAVLLRDWPADRALFFADETGGAPALKAMRAHPGPAAILVGPEGGFDAEERDAIRAVPQAVGISLGPRILRAETAAAAAVSLWMGAAGDW; encoded by the coding sequence ATGATCGCCACTCCCGCCTGGCCGCCGCAATCGACGCCGCGTTTGTTCGTCGAGCCCTCGCTGTCGGCAGGCGAGGTGCGTCGGATCGATGGGCCGCAGGGGCATTATCTGGCGAGCGTCATGCGCCTCAAGGCGGGCGATCCGGTCAAGCTGTTCGACGATGCGACCGGGGAGTGGCTCGCGGTCGCTGCGGAGGTGCGCAAGCGCGATGTGACGCTGGAAGTGCGCGAAAGGCTGCGCGAGCGCGAGGCGGTGCCCGACCTGTGGCTGTGCGCCGCACCGATCAAGAAGGGGCGGATCGATTGGGTCGCGGAGAAGGCGTGCGAACTGGGCGTCGCGCGGCTGGCGCCGGTGCTGACGCGGCGCGCGGTGGTCGACAAGCTCAATCTCGAGCGGTTGCGCAGCCACATGATCGAGGCCGCCGAGCAATGCGGGCGCACCGCGCTGCCCGAGCTGGCCGAGCCGGTGAAGCTTGCGGTGTTGCTGCGCGACTGGCCGGCGGATCGGGCGCTGTTCTTCGCCGACGAGACCGGTGGCGCGCCCGCGCTGAAGGCGATGCGCGCGCATCCCGGGCCGGCGGCGATCCTGGTCGGCCCCGAGGGCGGGTTCGACGCCGAGGAGCGCGACGCGATCCGCGCGGTGCCGCAGGCGGTGGGGATTTCGCTGGGGCCGCGGATCCTGCGCGCCGAGACCGCGGCGGCGGCGGCGGTGAGCCTGTGGATGGGCGCGGCGGGGGATTGGTAA
- the ubiA gene encoding 4-hydroxybenzoate octaprenyltransferase — MVDQAQTVPDTEHRGLIRLLPAAARPYALLARFDRPIGWWLLFWPGAWAIALAGGAVQRWDLLLWFLLGSIAMRGAGCVYNDIVDRDLDRQVARTRTRPLASGAVSLKAAWMWLIALCLIGLVVLVQLNPLAAMIALASLALVAAYPFMKRITWWPQAWLGLVFSWAALVGWAAIARELPAPALLLYAGSIFWVIGYDTIYALQDIEDDALVGVRSSARRLGANVRLGVAAFYAVALTLWGAALWQVRPDKLVLAALAPAAIHLLWQVGTLVPTDGENALRRFRSNRFAGLLVFAACFVVGTTAF; from the coding sequence ATGGTTGATCAGGCCCAGACAGTCCCCGACACCGAGCATCGCGGCCTGATCCGCCTGCTCCCGGCCGCCGCGCGTCCCTACGCCCTGCTCGCGCGGTTCGACCGCCCCATCGGCTGGTGGCTGCTCTTCTGGCCCGGCGCCTGGGCGATCGCGCTGGCCGGCGGCGCGGTGCAGCGCTGGGACCTGCTGCTGTGGTTCCTGCTCGGCAGTATCGCGATGCGCGGCGCGGGTTGCGTCTACAACGACATCGTCGACCGCGATCTCGACCGCCAGGTCGCCCGCACCCGCACCCGGCCGCTCGCCAGCGGCGCGGTAAGCCTCAAGGCCGCATGGATGTGGCTCATCGCGCTCTGCCTGATCGGCCTGGTCGTGCTCGTCCAGCTCAACCCGCTCGCCGCGATGATCGCGCTCGCCAGCCTCGCGCTGGTCGCGGCCTATCCCTTCATGAAGCGCATCACCTGGTGGCCCCAGGCGTGGCTGGGCCTCGTCTTCTCCTGGGCCGCGCTGGTCGGCTGGGCGGCGATCGCGCGCGAGCTGCCCGCCCCCGCCCTGCTGCTCTACGCCGGTTCGATCTTCTGGGTGATCGGCTACGACACGATCTACGCGCTGCAGGATATCGAGGACGATGCGCTGGTCGGCGTGCGCTCCTCCGCGCGGCGCCTCGGTGCCAATGTCCGGCTCGGCGTCGCCGCCTTCTATGCCGTCGCGCTCACCTTGTGGGGCGCGGCGCTGTGGCAGGTTCGCCCCGACAAGCTCGTCCTCGCCGCGCTCGCCCCCGCCGCGATCCATCTGCTGTGGCAGGTCGGCACGCTCGTCCCCACCGATGGCGAGAATGCGCTGCGCCGCTTCCGCTCCAACCGCTTCGCCGGCCTGCTCGTCTTCGCCGCCTGCTTCGTCGTCGGGACCACTGCCTTTTGA
- a CDS encoding TldD/PmbA family protein: MLTPEQARDRVQDAIARARKAGADAADAMLSAGESLSVSVRLGALEDVGRAEHAELGLRVFCGSRSASISSTDLTPAALDTLAERAVAMAREAPEDEWAGLAPAERLLRGNVPDLDLDDGDLGDPAALKARALAAEDAARAVPGVTNSEGGGASASRSIWALATSHGFAGSYAITSHSLSASVLAGEAGAMERDYAHHSARHARHVESPEAIGRRAGERAVARLNPGRVRSGAMPVVLDPRVGSSLLGHLSGAISGGAITRRTSFLLDAMGTRIFAPGIRIQDDPHRPHGLRSRPFDGEGLPVSPVALVDDGRLETWLLDSATARQLGLEPTGHASRGIGGAPAVGPSNLFLENGKLPVETLISDISYGVYVTELIGQGVNIVTGDYSRGAAGFLIENGEITRPISEFTVAGTLQAMFRELVPANDLEFRYGINVPTLRIDGMTVASG; encoded by the coding sequence ATGCTGACCCCCGAACAGGCCCGAGATCGAGTCCAGGACGCCATCGCCCGCGCGCGCAAGGCCGGCGCCGACGCCGCCGATGCGATGCTCTCCGCCGGCGAATCGCTCTCGGTCTCGGTCCGCCTCGGCGCGCTCGAGGATGTCGGCCGCGCCGAGCATGCGGAACTTGGCCTGCGCGTCTTCTGCGGGAGCCGTTCGGCCAGCATCTCCTCGACCGATCTCACCCCCGCCGCGCTCGACACCCTTGCCGAGCGCGCCGTGGCGATGGCGCGCGAAGCGCCCGAGGACGAATGGGCCGGCCTCGCCCCTGCCGAGCGGCTGCTGCGCGGCAACGTCCCCGATCTCGATCTCGACGACGGCGATCTCGGCGACCCCGCCGCGCTCAAGGCCAGGGCGCTCGCCGCGGAGGATGCCGCCCGCGCCGTGCCCGGCGTCACCAACAGCGAGGGCGGCGGCGCCTCGGCCAGCCGCAGCATCTGGGCGCTCGCCACCAGCCACGGCTTCGCCGGATCCTATGCGATCACCAGCCATAGCCTCTCGGCCAGCGTGCTCGCAGGCGAAGCCGGCGCGATGGAGCGCGACTATGCCCATCACAGCGCCCGCCACGCCCGCCATGTCGAATCCCCCGAGGCGATCGGCCGCCGCGCCGGCGAGCGCGCCGTCGCCCGCCTCAACCCCGGCCGGGTCAGGAGCGGCGCCATGCCGGTGGTGCTCGATCCGCGCGTGGGATCGAGCCTGCTCGGGCACCTCAGCGGCGCGATCTCGGGCGGCGCGATCACGCGCAGGACCAGCTTCCTGCTCGACGCGATGGGCACGCGCATCTTCGCGCCCGGCATCCGCATCCAGGACGATCCGCACCGCCCCCACGGCCTGCGCTCGCGCCCCTTCGACGGCGAAGGCCTGCCGGTCTCTCCGGTCGCCTTGGTTGACGACGGCAGGCTCGAGACTTGGCTGCTCGACAGCGCCACCGCGCGCCAACTCGGGCTCGAGCCCACCGGCCATGCCAGCCGCGGCATTGGCGGCGCGCCCGCCGTCGGCCCCAGCAACCTGTTCCTGGAGAACGGCAAGCTGCCGGTCGAAACGCTCATTTCCGACATCAGCTATGGCGTCTATGTCACCGAATTAATTGGCCAAGGCGTCAACATCGTCACTGGCGATTACAGCCGCGGCGCCGCCGGCTTCCTGATCGAGAATGGCGAGATCACCCGGCCGATCTCCGAATTCACCGTCGCCGGCACGCTCCAGGCGATGTTCCGTGAACTCGTCCCCGCCAACGATCTCGAATTCCGCTACGGCATCAACGTGCCGACGCTGCGCATTGACGGGATGACCGTCGCCAGTGGCTGA